A region from the Peromyscus maniculatus bairdii isolate BWxNUB_F1_BW_parent chromosome 5, HU_Pman_BW_mat_3.1, whole genome shotgun sequence genome encodes:
- the LOC143273524 gene encoding uncharacterized protein LOC143273524: MAPAAISAAALTAPPVMWLRSRSRRLLSLRSRRLLSRLRSRRLLSRRRLRPSRRPPPPMMTPLAGDSEEEEKQRVFLEAWKQVPGDDGRPTQLPNIINAAFPLTRPDWNFNTPEEAHLQALQLVQREVWKPLAKAYQEQLDKPVVPHPFQIGDSVWVRRHQTKSLESRWKGPYTVLLTTPTALKVDGIAAWIHASHVKAAREPDPAGSRKSTWTVRHTQNPLKIRLTHDSSSSPSS, encoded by the exons atggcgccagccgcgatctcGGCGGCTGCgctcacggcgcctcctgtcatg TGGTTGCGCTcgcgctcgcggcggctcctgtcactgcgctcgcggcggctcctgtcaaggctgcgctcacggcggctcctgtcacggcgccggctgcgaccttcccggcggccgcccccccccatgatgaccccgctcgctggggactcggaggaagaagaaaagcagagagttttcctggaggcctggaagcaggttccgggcgatgacgggaggccaacccaactcccaaatatcatcaaTGCCgcctttcccttgacccgcccagactggaacttcaatacacctgaag aagcacatcttcaagccctccagttggtgcagagggaggtctggaagcccctggccaaggcttatcaggagcagctagacaagccggtggtgccccaccccttccagatcggggactccgtttgggtccgacgacaccagaccaagagcctggaatcacggtggaaggggccctacactgtcttgctgaccacccccactgcactcaaggtcgacgggattgctgcatggatccacgcctctcatgtgaaggctgccagggaacccgacccagcaggatccagaaagtcaacatggacagtgcgccatacacaaaaccccttaaaaataaggttgacccacgactcctcttcctccccctcctcttaa